Proteins from a genomic interval of Medicago truncatula cultivar Jemalong A17 chromosome 3, MtrunA17r5.0-ANR, whole genome shotgun sequence:
- the LOC11415829 gene encoding uncharacterized protein, which produces MDSAHCSWFQALFFLALVWFFNCGSVDGVSTTVKVGNFSKVEDAVNFHIYYGQTFKVIKNAVDGQSYLLLQNNSRIASRTKYCTSRIKSFVIPLSNFSADTDSFPVSFLEHLGLLESLKGITSDTVTSPCVLKLYKGGQIEKLNKSDYQMLAQFSAHFFGDTDQQPACNFATSVPFSEDTPLQRAEWIKFIGAFANVESRANQVYTTVKENYLCLAEIAKSRTSFKPTVAWMKYNSGVWSFTKEAYYLKYVEDAGGEILDANKNTYNISDPDDLEELHALLCTVEVVIDETLAYDPVNYTMSTFIQNLNVEDRSCFSFLTNTSLWRYDKRIQSSSLDWYNGAVSQPQLVLADLIEVFFPTGNYTMTYFRNLFKGETPINIGPEMCDRDTSSTLDPTIVPCG; this is translated from the exons ATGGATTCAGCTCATTGCTCTTGGTTCCAAGCATTATTTTTCTTAGCATTAGTTTGGTTCTTTAATTGTGGAAGTGTTGATGGAGTTAGTACTACAGTGAAAGTGGGAAacttttcaaaggttgaagatgctgtaaattttcatatttactATGGTCAGACCTTCAAAGTCATTAAGAATGCTGTTGATGGCCAGAGCTACCTTCTTCTCCAG AATAACTCAAGGATTGCATCAAGGACAAAATATTGCACTTCAAGAATCAAATCATTTGTCATACCATTGTCAAACTTCTCCGCTGATACAGATTCTTTTCCTG TTTCCTTCTTAGAG CATTTAGGCTTACTGGAGAGCTTGAAAGGCATAACCTCAGACACTGTGACTTCTCCATGTGTGTTGAAATTGTATAAAGGAGGACAGATTGAAAAGTTGaacaaaagtgattatcaaatgcTTGCACAATTTTCTGCACACTTCTTTGGTGACACTGATCAACAGCCAGCTTGCAATTTTGCAACTTCAGTTCCTTTTTCGGAGGATACTCCTTTGCAG AGAGCTGAATGGATCAAATTCATAGGAGCTTTTGCAAATGTTGAATCTAGAGCCAATCAAGTGTATACTACA GTTAAGGAGAACTATTTGTGCTTGGCTGAAATCGCAAAATCTCGAACTTCATTCAAGCCAACTGTAGCTTGGATGAAATATAATAGT GGTGTTTGGTCATTTACAAAGGAAGCCTATTATTTGAAG TATGTGGAAGATGCCGGGGGGGAGATTTTGGATGCAAACAAAAACACTTACAATATCTCTGATCCTGATGATTTGGAGGAATTGCATGCCCTCCTATGC ACTGTGGAAGTAGTCATTGATGAAACATTAGCTTATGATCCAGTCAACTACACTATGTCAACATTTATCCAAAATCTAAATGTTGAAGATCGTTcttgtttttcctttcttacAAACACAAGCCTATGGAGATATGACAAACGGATTCAAAGTTCGTCTCTTG ATTGGTACAATGGAGCAGTTTCCCAACCTCAGTTGGTATTAGCAGATCTTATTGAAGTTTTCTTTCCAACTGGAAATTACACCATGACTTATTTCAGGAACCTTTTTAAG GGAGAAACACCTATAAATATTGGTCCTGAAATGTGTGACAGGGACACATCCTCAACATTGGATCCTACCATAGTACCATGTGGATGA
- the LOC11419005 gene encoding sucrose synthase 7, producing MASASGLKRTDSITDNNMSSPDASKQSRYHMKRCFAKYLEKGRRIIKVHDLMEEMEQVIKDQNDRNQILEGNLGFLLSFTQEAIVDPPYVAFAVRPDPGVWEYVKVSSENLSVEPITSTDYLKFKERIYDQKWANDENALEADFGAFDFPIPNLKLPSSIGNGLHFVSKFLTSRFSVKLAKTQPILDYLLSLNHQGESLMINDTLSSVAKLQMALTVADAFLSALPVDTPYDDFEPRFKQWGFESGWGDTAGRVKDTMRTLSEVLQAPDPMNMEKFFSRVPTIFNVVIFSIHGYFGQADVLGLPDTGGQVVYILDQVRALEAEMLLRIKQQGLKVNPQILVVTRLIPDAQGTKCNQELEPIIDTKHSKILRVPFQTDKGILRQWVSRFDIYPYLERFTQDATTKILNLMEGKPDLIIGNYTDGNLAASLMSSKLRITQGTIAHALEKTKYEDSDVKWKELDPKYHFSCQFMADTIAMNASDFIITSTYQEIAGSKDKPGQYESHATFTLPGLCRVVSGINIFDPKFNIAAPGADQTVYFPYTEKDKRLIQFHPAIEDLLYSKVDNKDHIGYLENRRKPIIFSMARLDVVKNITGLVEWYGKNKRLRSLVNLVIVGGFFDPLKSKDREEMAEIRKMHDLIEKYQLKGQFRWIVAQTDRHRNGELYRFIADTKGAFVQPALYEAFGLTVIEAMNCGLPTFATNHGGPAEIIVDGVSGFHIDPLNGDESSNKIADFFEKCKVDSAHWNMISAAGLQRINECYTWKIYAKKLLNMGSIYTFWRTVNNEPKVAKQRYIWMFYNLMFKNLVKTISVPIDEPQQPVSNSKQQSLRKQGTSRRSRSRSQG from the exons ATGGCTTCTGCATCAGGGTTGAAGCGCACAGATTCAATAACAGATAACAATATGTCATCACCAGATGCATCGAAGCAGAGTAGATACCATATGAAGAGGTGTTTTGCCAAGTACCTTGAGAAAGGTAGAAGGATCATAAAAGTTCATGATTTGATGGAAGAAATGGAGCAAGTTATAAAGGACCAGAATGATAGGAATCAAATATTGGAAGGCAATCTTGGTTTCTTATTAAGTTTTACACAG GAAGCTATTGTTGATCCACCATATGTTGCCTTTGCAGTAAGGCCAGACCCTGGAGTTTGGGAATATGTAAAAGTGAGCTCTGAGAATCTTTCAGTTGAACCTATAACATCCACCGATTACCTCAAATTCAAGGAAAGAATATACGACCAAAAATG GGCAAACGATGAAAATGCACTTGAAGCAGATTTTGGAGCATTTGACTTTCCTATTCCTAACTTAAAATTGCCTTCTTCAATTGGAAATGGACTCCATTTTGTTTCAAAGTTCTTAACTTCACGATTTAGTGTCAAATTGGCAAAAACTCAACCTATATTGGACTACTTGTTATCACTAAATCATCAAGGAGAA AGTCTAATGATAAATGATACCCTGAGCTCAGTAGCAAAGCTTCAGATGGCACTAACAGTGGCTGATGCATTCCTCTCGGCACTTCCAGTGGATACTCCCTACGATGATTTTGAACCAAG GTTTAAGCAGTGGGGTTTTGAAAGTGGATGGGGAGATACTGCAGGAAGAGTGAAGGATACAATGAGAACTTTGTCAGAAGTACTCCAAGCTCCAGACCCAATGAACATGGAGAAGTTTTTCAGTAGAGTTCCCACAATATTCAATGTTGTGATCTTCTCTATTCATGGTTATTTTGGTCAAGCAGATGTTCTTGGCTTGCCAGATACCGGCGGACAG GTAGTTTACATATTGGATCAAGTGAGAGCTTTGGAAGCAGAAATGCTACTTAGAATTAAGCAGCAAGGCTTAAAAGTGAATCCTCAAATTCTTGTG GTCACAAGGCTCATACCTGATGCTCAAGGAACCAAATGCAATCAGGAATTGGAACCAATCATTGATACCAAGCACTCGAAAATTCTACGCGTGCCTTTTCAGACGGATAAAGGAATCCTGCGTCAATGGGTTTCTCGCTTTGACATCTATCCTTATCTTGAGAGGTTTACTCAG GATGCCACAACTAAGATTCTCAACCTCATGGAAGGAAAACCAGATCTCATTATAGGAAATTACACTGATGGGAATTTGGCAGCTTCTCTTATGTCTAGCAAACTTAGGATAACTCAG GGAACTATAGCACATGCTTTAGAGAAGACTAAGTATGAAGATTCAGATGTCAAGTGGAAAGAATTAGACCCTAAGTATCACTTCTCATGCCAATTTATGGCTGATACAATTGCAATGAATGCATCAGATTTCATCATAACCAGCACATATCAGGAAATTGCTGGAAG CAAAGATAAACCCGGACAATATGAAAGTCATGCAACATTTACACTCCCAGGACTATGCAGAGTTGTTTCAGGGATAAATATATTTGATCCTAAGTTCAACATAGCTGCACCTGGAGCTGACCAAACTGTCTATTTTCCTTACACTGAGAAAGACAAAAGACTCATTCAATTTCATCCTGCAATTGAAGACTTATTATACAGTAAAGTTGATAACAAAGATCATAT TGGATATCTAGAAAACAGAAGAAAACCTATAATCTTCTCAATGGCAAGGCTTGATGTTGTGAAGAACATAACCGGTTTAGTCGAATGGTATGGCAAGAACAAAAGGTTGAGAAGCTTGGTGAACCTTGTCATAGTTGGAGGCTTCTTTGATcctttgaaatcaaaagacagGGAAGAGATGgcagaaataagaaaaatgcatGATTTAATTGAAAAGTATCAATTGAAGGGTCAATTTAGATGGATTGTTGCACAGACCGATAGACATCGCAACGGAGAGCTTTATCGATTTATTGCCGACACAAAGGGAGCATTTGTGCAGCCTGCTTTGTATGAAGCATTTGGTCTAACTGTCATTGAAGCAATGAACTGTGGTTTGCCAACTTTTGCTACTAACCATGGTGGTCCAGCAGAAATTATTGTTGATGGTGTTTCTGGTTTCCATATTGATCCTCTCAATGGAGACGAATCAAGTAACAAAATTGCtgatttctttgaaaaatgtaAAGTGGATTCGGCACATTGGAACATGATTTCAGCGGCAGGATTGCAGCGCATTAATGAATg TTATACATGGAAGATTTATGCAAAGAAGTTGCTAAATATGGGAAGCATTTATACTTTTTGGAGGACAGTGAATAATGAACCAAAAGTGGCAAAGCAAAGATACATTTGGATGTTCTATAACCTTATGTTTAAGAATTTG GTGAAGACTATATCTGTTCCAATTGATGAACCTCAACAACCAGTGTCCAACTCCAAGCAGCAGAGTCTCAGAAAACAAGGAACAAGCAG GCGTTCAAGGTCCAGATCGCAGGGTTAA